A portion of the Pogoniulus pusillus isolate bPogPus1 chromosome 6, bPogPus1.pri, whole genome shotgun sequence genome contains these proteins:
- the GHITM gene encoding growth hormone-inducible transmembrane protein, which translates to MLAARLVCLRTLSCQTIRPTISQASPALRNSNIKAYRLWQPNQCYATRVRTGVRRGKIGQEIKEAAFEPSAETALKAHRLGKIFVAGGAAVGLGALCYYGLGMSSEIGAFERAVIWPQYVKDRIHTTYMYFAGSIGLTALSAVAVSRSPALMSLMTKGSWLAIGATFAAMIGAGMLVRSISYEDSPAAKHLAWMMHSGVMGAVVAPLTFLGGPLLIRAAWYTAGIVGGLSTVAMCAPSEKFLNMGGPLGVGLGFVLASSIGSMFLPPTSAFGAGLYSVAVYGGLVLFSMFLLSDTQHVIKRAETLPYYGPTKYDPINACMGIYTDTLNIFIRVATMLAGGGGVKRK; encoded by the exons ATGCTGGCTGCCAGGCTAGTATGCCTCAGGACATTATCATGCCAGACTATACGTCCCACCATTAGTCAGGCTTCTCCTGCTTTGAGGAACTCCAATATAAAAGCATACAGGCTGTGGCAGCCTAACCAG TGTTATGCTACCAGAGTAAGAACAGGTGTACGTCGTGGAAAAATTGGCCAGGAAATCAAGGAAGCAGCATTTGAACCATCTGCAGAAACAGCACTTAAAG CCCATCGACTGGGAAAAATTTTTGTTGCTGGTGGGGCTGCTGTTGGCCTGGGAGCTCTTTGCTACTATGGATTGGGCATGTCCAGCGAGATTGGAGCTTTTGAAAGAGCTGT TATTTGGCCACAGTATGTGAAGGACAGGATTCACACTACTTACATGTATTTTGCTGGAAGCATTGGCTTGACAGCactctctgctgtggcagtAAGCAGATCTCCAGCACTCATGAGTCTTATGACAAAAGGCTCCTGGCTG GCAATAGGTGCAACCTTTGCAGCTATGATTGGTGCTGGCATGCTGGTCAGGTCCATATCCTATGAAGATAGTCCAGCAGCTAAACATTTGGCTTGGATGATGCATTCAG GTGTCATGGGTGCAGTCGTGGCTCCTCTCACCTTCTTGGGAGGTCCGTTGCTGATCAGAGCTGCCTGGTACACTGCTGGAATCGTCGGAGGGCTTTCAACTGTTGCCATGTGTGCTCCAAGTGAAAAGTTTCTGAACATGGGAGGACCACTTGGAGTAGGCTTAGGCTTTGTTCTTGCGTCTTCAATTG GATCCATGTTCTTGCCTCCTACTTCTGCTTTTGGTGCTGGCTTGTATTCGGTAGCTGTTTATGGTGGCTTGGTCCTTTTTTCCATGTTTCTGCTCAGTGATACCCAGCATGTTATCAAGCGTGCAGAAACTCTTCCGTATTATGGGCCAACAAAATATGATCCAATCAATGC GTGCATGGGCATCTACACAGATACACTGAACATCTTCATTCGAGTGGCCACCATGCTtgcaggtggtggaggtgtcAAGAGAAAGTAG